In Denticeps clupeoides chromosome 1, fDenClu1.1, whole genome shotgun sequence, a single window of DNA contains:
- the LOC114788094 gene encoding mitogen-activated protein kinase kinase kinase kinase 2-like translates to MDQMYDDNELEFMQNVNHHNVTNLIEIYYWDKQLYVFMEICGGGSLFGLCYKTGPLTEQEIAYVTTECLQGLHNMHLRGYMHRDIKLKNILLTDAGEVKICDFGLVEKMENKTHEVVGTVMIRAPEVSMAEERGSYDERCDIWSLGPQAPHASPPPQNKPTLVKSAQNIQKPPLVNFRPRSPSSSS, encoded by the exons ATGGATCAAATGTATGACGATAATGAATTAGAATTCATGCAGAATGTAAACCACCATAACGTTACAAACCTTATAGAGATCTACTACTGGGACAAACAACTTTACGTGTTCATGGAGATTTGTGGTGGTGGCagtttgtttggtttgtgttacAAGACAGGACCCCTCACTGAACAGGAGATCGCATATGTAACCACAGAATGTCTACAAGGTCTACATAACATGCATTTGAGGGGGTATatgcacagggacatcaaattaaaaaatatcttgCTCACCGATGCTGGGGAAGTCAAGATTTGTGATTTTGGTCTGGTCGAGAAGATGGAGAACAAAACACATGAAGTTGTAGGAACAGTAATGATCAGGGCTCCTGAGGTTTCAATGGCTGAGGAACGTGGCAGCTATGATGAAAGATGTGACATTTGGTCCCTGG GGCCTCAGGCTCCGCACGCTTCCCCGCCTCCGCAGAACAAACCAACCCTGGTTAAGAGTGCGCAGAACATCCAGAAGCCGCCTCTCGTCAACTTCCGGCCCCGCTCGCCGTCCTCCAGCTCCTAA
- the LOC114793718 gene encoding SLAM family member 5 isoform X1 has product MVAGVHLVGPTPAGLDASAQPRQGRKEVTFILRQHVGESAVRRRCLQPPAEMWHRIWTPASVDPNLVLLLLLLHGRAVQGAAADETVNAALGGSVALHYGSPAPVGTSSFTWKFRDELIAECSTSGKPKVYEKFRSRLAMDNASMSVNISDLRHQDAGLYTIVVEGERQLPSKTIKLNVLDPIQRVEITHSITWDQVSNSCSVHLLCSASPDQSSTFNWTGVHTATSAWLNVTLWPAEDAATFSCTAANPVSRGAATQTVECNASADPDWYLYHVALPAGGGGGALVVIIAVVVSVRRFRSRRAAGSAPDTLYADVNPATMTTHEKRLESISNSMSIYETVNDQVHPTKPKPQTLYDKVNFVRKTEVNSTYSSSYQEVL; this is encoded by the exons ATGGTCGCAGGCGTGCATTTGGTGGGCCCGACGCCCGCAGGTTTAG ATGCATCGGCCCAGCCCCGGCAGGGCAGAAAGGAAGTGACTTTTATCCTCCGTCAGCACGTTGGCGAGTCAGCTGTCAGAAGACGTTGTCTTCAACCGCCAGCAGAAATGTGGCATCGTATCTGGACGCCAGCTTCCGTCGACCCGAACTTGGTGCTTTTGCTGCTTCTCCTGCACG GTCGGGCTGTTCAAGGGGCCGCAGCCGATGAGACGGTGAATGCAGCCCTGGGTGGATCAGTAGCGTTGCATTATGGGTCTCCGGCACCAGTGGGCACCAGTTCTTTTACATGGAAATTCAGAGACGAATTGATTGCGGAATGCTCCACTTCAGGAAAACCGAAAGTGTATGAAAAGTTTAGGAGTCGACTAGCGATGGACAATGCTAGCATGAGCGTGAATATAAGTGACCTGAGGCACCAGGACGCCGGACTGTATACTATAGTTGTAGAAGGGGAAAGGCAACTTCCATCGAAGACAATCAAGCTGAATGTGCTGG ACCCTATTCAGAGAGTGGAAATAACCCACAGCATCACCTGGGATCAGGTGTCCAACAGCTGCTCGGTACATCTGCTGTGCAGCGCCTCGCCCGACCAAAGCAGCACCTTCAACTGGACCGGGGTCCACACGGCCACCTCGGCCTGGCTGAACGTCACCCTCTGGCCCGCGGAGGACGCCGCCACCTTCAGCTGCACCGCGGCCAACCCCGTCAGCCGTGGGGCGGCCACGCAGACGGTGGAGTGCAACGCGTCCGCCGATCCGGACTGGTACCTGTACCACGTGGCCCTCCCagcaggcggcggcggcggtgccCTCGTAGTCATCATCGCCGTCGTCGTCTCCGTGCGCCGTTTCCGGTCACGTCGAG CGGCCGGTTCCGCCCCCGACACCCTGTACGCTGATGTGAACCCAGCCACCATGACCACGCATGAG AAAAGACTGGAGAGTATCAGTAACAGCATGTCGATTTACGAGACCGTGAATGATCAAGTTCATCCCACAAAACCGAAG CCCCAGACTCTCTACGATAAGGTGAACTTCGTTCGAAAGACAGAAGTCAACTCCACCTACTCGTCTTCTTACCAGGAAGTGCTGTGA
- the LOC114793718 gene encoding SLAM family member 5 isoform X2: MDNASMSVNISDLRHQDAGLYTIVVEGERQLPSKTIKLNVLDPIQRVEITHSITWDQVSNSCSVHLLCSASPDQSSTFNWTGVHTATSAWLNVTLWPAEDAATFSCTAANPVSRGAATQTVECNASADPDWYLYHVALPAGGGGGALVVIIAVVVSVRRFRSRRAAGSAPDTLYADVNPATMTTHEKRLESISNSMSIYETVNDQVHPTKPKPQTLYDKVNFVRKTEVNSTYSSSYQEVL, translated from the exons ATGGACAATGCTAGCATGAGCGTGAATATAAGTGACCTGAGGCACCAGGACGCCGGACTGTATACTATAGTTGTAGAAGGGGAAAGGCAACTTCCATCGAAGACAATCAAGCTGAATGTGCTGG ACCCTATTCAGAGAGTGGAAATAACCCACAGCATCACCTGGGATCAGGTGTCCAACAGCTGCTCGGTACATCTGCTGTGCAGCGCCTCGCCCGACCAAAGCAGCACCTTCAACTGGACCGGGGTCCACACGGCCACCTCGGCCTGGCTGAACGTCACCCTCTGGCCCGCGGAGGACGCCGCCACCTTCAGCTGCACCGCGGCCAACCCCGTCAGCCGTGGGGCGGCCACGCAGACGGTGGAGTGCAACGCGTCCGCCGATCCGGACTGGTACCTGTACCACGTGGCCCTCCCagcaggcggcggcggcggtgccCTCGTAGTCATCATCGCCGTCGTCGTCTCCGTGCGCCGTTTCCGGTCACGTCGAG CGGCCGGTTCCGCCCCCGACACCCTGTACGCTGATGTGAACCCAGCCACCATGACCACGCATGAG AAAAGACTGGAGAGTATCAGTAACAGCATGTCGATTTACGAGACCGTGAATGATCAAGTTCATCCCACAAAACCGAAG CCCCAGACTCTCTACGATAAGGTGAACTTCGTTCGAAAGACAGAAGTCAACTCCACCTACTCGTCTTCTTACCAGGAAGTGCTGTGA
- the LOC114793944 gene encoding uncharacterized protein LOC114793944, with amino-acid sequence MSFLAFLSALIIVQGIWGKESKVIGFLGRSITLSSGKNANWTLTRVLWSIYQNSTYIAKFQDGKIDTEKIQKYVGRLKLDIITGDLEISGLREGDDITYTVLLMNSEDKQETHKLSLTLRAPISPPSAEQTFSVFQDGSCFTQLKCSSAERATNFSWVLRGTSHGQHWTSTPNSTESILFTSLQKNTEVTFTCIISNGFSTSSRNITAVCQASEDKEQSTCASCRSRPGIVSCLVIMCFLLVLGCYIGYITEPLRYKNATNPGRDLTVTEICD; translated from the exons ATGTCGTTTCTGGCTTTTCTTTCTGCTCTAATCATTGTTCAAG GTATCTGGGGTAAGGAGAGCAAGGTTATTGGTTTTCTTGGCAGGTCAATCACACTGTCCTCTGGAAAGAATGCAAACTGGACGCTGACAAGAGTTTTGtggagcatttatcagaatagCACATATATAGCAAAATTTCAGGATGGAAAAATAGACACtgagaaaatacagaaatatgttgGCCGACTGAAACTAGATATTATTACTGGTGACCTGGAGATCAGTGGTCTGAGGGAAGGGGACGATATAACGTACACCGTGCTGCTCATGAACTCAGAAGACAAGCAGGAAACCCACAAGCTGTCTCTGACTTTGAGAG CTCCCATCAGTCCCCCTTCTGCAGAACAGACTTTCTCTGTATTTCAGGATGGGAGCTGTTTCACTCAACTCAAATGCTCCTCAGCAGAGAGGGCCACAAATTTCTCCTGGGTCTTAAGGGGGACCAGCCATGGGCAACATTGGACAAGCACGCCAAACTCCACAGAATCCATCCTGTTCACCTCTTTACAGAAGAACACGGAGGTGACTTTCACCTGCATCATCTCCAATGGCTTCAGTACCAGTAGCAGAAACATCACTGCCGTTTGTCAAG CCTCTGAAGATAAGGAACAATCAACCTGTGCAAGCTGTCGTTCTCGTCCAGGGATCGTCTCATGTCTTgtgattatgtgttttttattggtACTAGGATGTTATATAG GTTATATTACAGAACCATTGCGTTACAAGAACGCCACAAACCCTGGCCGAGATCTCACGGTAACAGAAATCTG CGACTGA